One stretch of Pyrenophora tritici-repentis strain M4 chromosome 4, whole genome shotgun sequence DNA includes these proteins:
- a CDS encoding Fungal-trans domain containing protein has protein sequence MSTEVSQSLAAAMARPQIGIDRLPARRVSNEPREAMNCKSCRKRKIKCNRTRPTCEACQVFNCPCIYDAVPKKRGPKTDVLEALLKRVDGLEKRLVSEGKSDDPSEVGTTTTAMQEKTNVDRKPTELAKSQSLSPPQASPHHADAMHQAQQLMSPVEPRYLLQPVCNFAPDTQLTRPSSIQSPSLAPDLLVDTYFARIHGKPYYILDESTTRQRLQANQIPSHLAYAIYAVSARYAPHFGGYSSAVRIGQEYARRARLELDIDEPSIETLQTLLLLSQASFQLGKGKKTLMLLNSAISMAFALDLHRELPHALKVTPAEREGRRRLFWSCYLMDRFAATGSKRPSLVADESIVLRLPSWQLHPGAMLIEGDYFPNGCNLQYMGATGKCGQGSMGMLIGIARILGITNRYLAAGGVKGDSHFPWHSLSNLSKIRQELDVWASETQDTFSSIDALFGQPDSTILVLSKLVYHLIHCLIYRPFLPVDLAELSGTSQHQPWQIEATNLCFLHANAIAELAEIGRASSIIDWPAFVGYCVCTAGTIHVHGAHYPGREGEVFSVSAEFLSREIQQLSELRFVWAGAQHQRDTLQTIYGCHTELVQSLASNPMRYAPVFQLEDFFDRYPGQVFDGSHITFMDIAVDSIHEGLATFNIEQRNNMYLTSGVIGNVQEYQKRPVPTQRPQYTNGHSNKRRRATTSAVKAPTQPQQIPPTPTSATHPPIVHTHRPSDADTSETNGSPGDTRSVPADSNVSPYSPPLPNNSLNPPNTNGGGLNLPFSPNFTFSPLPQLASLAPSPVRRPANLNPDQDNPALNLDPRLSMPIPYDQQATPGAGSTSGASAHTDPDSKDPFLTLLEQLAENEVSRGGPSELDFFLGGHSG, from the exons ATGTCCACCGAAGTCTCGCAGTCACTGGCCGCCGCAATGGCACGCCCTCAAATTGGTATCGACCGTCTGCCGGCCCGCCGCGTTTCAAACGAGCCCCGAGAGGCCATGAACTGCAAGAGTTGTCGGAAGCGAAAG ATCAAGTGTAACCGCACACGGCCAACTTGTGAAGCTTGCCAGGTCTTCAACTGCCCGTGTATATACG ATGCCGTGCCCAAAAAACGAGGTCCAAAGACGGACGTCCTCGAGGCTCTTCTCAAGCGCGTCGATGGCTTGGAGAAGCGCCTCGTGTCTGAGGGCAAGAGCGACGACCCATCTGAAGTTGGCACCACGACGACGGCCATGCAGGAGAAGACCAACGTCGACCGAAAGCCAACAGAGCTTGCAAAGTCGCAGTCACTTTCTCCTCCACAGGCCTCGCCCCACCATGCAGATGCTATGCATCAAGCACAGCAGTTGATGTCGCCAGTGGAGCCGAGGTACCTACTACAGCCTGTGTGCAACTTTGCACCTGACACACAGCTAACACGACCGTCTAGCATCCAATCGCCCTCGCTAGCACCCGACCTGCTGGTAGACACGTACTTTGCCAGAATCCATGGAAAACCTTACTACATCCTGGACGAGTCGACTACTAGACAGCGACTACAGGCCAATCAGATCCCGAGCCACTTAGCCTATGCTATTTACGCAGTGAGCGCCAG ATATGCACCCCACTTCGGAGGATACAGCTCTGCAGTGCGCATCGGACAGGAATATGCCCGCCGCGCTCGCCTCGAGCTCGATATTGATGAACCCTCGATCGAGACCCTGCAGACGCTTTTGCTTCTTTCGCAAGCGAGCTTTCAGCTgggcaagggcaagaagaCGTTGATGCTGCTGA ACTCCGCCATAAGCATGGCATTTGCGCTCGATCTACACCGCGAATTACCCCATGCCCTCAAGGTTACGCCTGCCGAACGCGAGGGCCGACGACGTCTCTTCTGGTCTTGCTACCTCATGGACCGCTTCGCTGCAACTGGCTCCAAACGCCCCTCCCTGGTCGCGGATGAATCCATCGTGCTGCGACTACCCAGCTGGCAGCTGCACCCGGGCGCCATGCTAATCGAAGGAGATTATTTTCCCAACGGCTGCAATCTGCAGTATATGGGCGCCACAGGAAAATGTGGACAAGGTAGCATGGGTATGTTGATCGGCATAGCACGAATCCTGGGTATAACAAATCGCTACTTAGCGGCCGGAGGCGTCAAGGGGGACTCACACTTTCCTTGGCATTCTCTCTCCAACCTTTCCAAGATCCGCCAAGAACTCGACGTCTGGGCCTCTGAGACGCAGGATACCTTTTCATCCATCGACGCCCTCTTTGGCCAGCCGGACAGCACCATCCTGGTTCTGAGTAAATTGGTCTACCACCTCATACATTGCCTCATCTACCGTCCGTTTTTGCCTGTAGATTTGGCAGAGTTATCCGGAACGTCGCAACATCAACCCTGGCAAATCGAAGCGACCAACCTGTGCTTCCTCCATGCGAACGCCATCGCGGAACTTGCTGAGATAGGACGGGCTTCCTCCATCATCGACTGGCCAGCCTTTGTCGGCTACTGCGTGTGCACAGCAGGCACCATTCACGTCCATGGCGCTCACTACCCTGGGCGAGAAGGCGAGGTCTTTTCCGTCAGCGCCGAGTTCCTATCTCGTGAAATACAGCAACTATCCGAGCTTCGTTTCGTATGGGCGGGTGCTCAGCACCAGCGAGACACCCTCCAGACCATTTATGGATGCCATACGGAGCTTGTTCAATCGCTTGCAAGCAATCCGATGCGCTATGCGCCAGTATTCCAGCTCGAAGACTTTTTCGACAGGTATCCCGGCCAGGTCTTTGACGGATCGCACATCACCTTCATGGACATTGCGGTTGATTCCATCCATGAAGG CCTCGCGACCTTCAACATTGAGCAGCGAAACAACATGTATCTAACCAGCGGTGTGATTGGAAACGTTCAAGAGTACCAAAAGCGACCAGTACCAACACAGCGACCGCAATACACCAACGGTCACTCAAACAAGAGGCGGAGAGCAACAACTTCAGCTGTAAAAGCACCGACACAACCACAACAGATCCCCCCTACACCCACATCAGCCACACATCCGCCTATCGTACATACTCACAGGCCATCGGATGCCGATACTTCGGAAACGAATGGTAGCCCTGGAGACACCAGATCTGTTCCCGCCGATTCGAACGTATCGCCCTACTCACCGCCATTACCGAACAACTCACTAAACCCCCCAAACACGAACGGTGGCGGGCTTAACCTTCCGTTTTCGCCAAATTTCACATTCTCGCCATTGCCGCAGCTTGCAAGCTTAGCACCATCGCCAGTTCGTCGCCCGGCAAATCTCAACCCCGATCAAGACAACCCTGCGTTAAATCTCGACCCGAGACTGAGTATGCCGATTCCTTATGATCAGCAGGCAACCCCAGGTGCAGGAAGTACGTCAGGTGCATCGGCGCATACGGACCCTGACAGCAAAGATCCGTTTTTGACTTTGCTTGAACAACTCGCAGAGAACGAGGTCAGCAGAGGCG
- a CDS encoding DHquinase-I domain containing protein yields MVQAASVTATHLKEGAVLDVQEIPNGARPALLILHNEGEEDIVAIFADVLGQRWESASSLDDALSGPRETVYGLSSTLAKPRLDSWDRSRLLINTHRVDGSCELDETITDRCDYEYLYTRSPFFRRDVSRYLGFILGQIGPHRDLTKKARTTLISTTFPDVHAALPNLDILSVGADAIEIRVDLLEEPLPDGTVSKVPSLKYVGEQVMVLRQRTELPIIFTTRCTKENGRFPMDDPSLFYKYLARAIQWGCEYIDVELWLPEEIRRKLAEHKACTKIISAFHDFSGTFKWTAPETQRLFERGAVYGDIVKMYALVNSMQENYELEYFRSTIQAKYPHPPFSGLNMGPMGQLSRTLNKIFTPITHPLLPMIAAPGQLSAAEINAALHTMGQMPKQDIYGIGSFRSTSQAMFFEKCFNELSLPHSFGFAERAPKASIEHILGRSNFGGAYINPPLAASAPYLPSLSNAARAIGQVDTVLVGPGTSNASFIGDNTRWKGIRATLTRDFVPSAYSGQAALLLASNEADASASLFALKNLGIGPIYTIGFKSQGPLSTDVSPVRSIEDVKRLQEPFVIISALPADKSLLVVPLLKHYRVGGRNGTTNGATNGRGSAGTRAAAGKVFVDLASGPRKADPLAMATSAGWTAYGIDDVSAWTTVETIRKLVGQNN; encoded by the exons ATGGTACAGGCCGCGAGCGTGACCGCCACCCACCTCAAGGAAGGGGCGGTCCTTGATGTGCAGGAGATTCCGAATGGTGCCAGGCCAGCACTGTTGATCCTGCATAACGAAGGCGAGGAGGACATTGTAGCCATCTTCGCCGACGTGCTGGGCCAGCGCTGGGAATCAGCGTCATCGCTGGACGACGCGCTATCCGGACCACGTGAAACAGTATATGGGCTAAGCAGCACGCTGGCTAAGCCGCGACTGGATAGCTGGGATCGCAGTAGGCTACTCATCAACACACATCGGGTGGACGGAAGCTGCGAGCTGGACGAGACCATTACCGACCGCTGCGACTACGAATACCTCTACACGCGATCGCCCTTTTTCCGTCGAGATGTGTCGCGATATCTGGGCTTCATCCTAGGCCAGATTGGCCCTCACCGCGACCTTACTAAGAAGGCGCGCACGACATTGATCTCGACCACGTTCCCCGATGTGCACGCCGCACTCCCCAATCTGGATATCTTGTCAGTCGGGGCAGATGCAATAGAGATACGAGTAGACTTGCTTGAAGAGCCTCTGCCGGACGGCACTGTCAGTAAGGTCCCAAGCCTGAAGTATGTGGGAGAGCAGGTCATGGTACTGCGCCAGCGTACGGAACTGCCAATCATCTTCACGACGAGATGTACAAAGGAAAACGGACGATTCCCCATGGATGATCCCTCCCTCTTCTACAAGTACCTAGCACGCGCAATACAATGGGGTTGCGAATACATTGACGTGGAATTGTGGCTGCCAGAGGAGATTAGGAGGAAGCTGGCTGAGCATAAGGCTTGCACCAAGATAATTTCGGCGTTCCACGACTTCTCAGGTACTTTCAAGTGGACCGCGCCTGAAACACAACGACTGTTCGAAAGGGGGGCGGTGTACGGGGATATTGTCAAGATGTACGCCCTTGTCAACTCAATGCAAGAAAACTACGAGCTCGAGTACTTCCGGTCGACCATCCAGGCAAAGTATCCGCACCCTCCCTTTTCAGGCCTCAACATGGGACCTATGGGCCAGCTATCGCGGACTCTAAACAAGATATTCACACCAATCACACATCCGTTGCTACCTATGATAGCAGCACCCGGGCAATTAAGTGCAGCTGAGATCAATGCGGCGCTCCACACCATGGGTCAGATGCCCAAGCAGGACATTTACGGCATCGGGAGTTTCCGGTCAACATCGCAAGCCATGTTCTTTGAGAAGTGTTTCAACGAACTTAGCTTGCCACATTCGTTTGGGTTTGCAGAGCGAGCGCCCAAGGCTTCGATTGAGCATATCCTTGGCCGCAGCAACTTCGGGGGCGCGTACATCAACCCGCCGCTGGCAGCCTCAGCGCCATACCTTCCGTCTCTGTCCAACGCCGCTCGGGCAATTGGACAAGTTGATACTGTGCTGGTCGGACCCGGGACCAGCAATGCATCCTTCATTGGCGACAATACCCGGTGGAAGGGTATACGGGCCACCCTTACCCGTGACTTTGTGCCATCTGCATACAGTGGACAAGCGGCATTATTGCTGGCTAGCAACGAGGCCGATGCGTCGGCGTCGCTGTTTGCGCTGAAGAACCTTGGTATTGGGCCGATATATACCATAGGGTTCAAGTCGCAAGGGCCGCTGTCTACTGACGTGTCACCGGTACGGTCGATTGAGGATGTGAAGCGGCTACAAGAGCCGTTCGTTATCATCTCGGCACTGCCTGCGGATAAGTCATTGCTCGTGGTGCCCCTGTTGAAGCACTACAGGGTCGGGGGTCGGAATGGCACCACCAATGGCGCCACAAACGGACGTGGGTCAGCAGGAACAAGAGCTGCAGCTGGAAAAGTGTTTGTCGACCTGGCCAGTGGGCCCCGAAAGGCCGACCCACTGGCCATGGCCACATCGGCAGGGTGGACTGCATATGGCATTGATGACGTATCGGCATGGACAACAGTTGAAACGATTAGGAAACTCGTGGGCCAGAAC AATTAG
- a CDS encoding Glutaredoxin-related protein, with protein MFARRAIPSAFRAATRASAARPIPSARFLTPFQARLLSDEVRSAIDKAVASAPVVLFMKGTPETPQCGFSRASIQILGMQGVDPEKFTAFNVLEDQELRQGIKEYSEWPTIPQLYVDKEFVGGCDILMSMHQDGSLAKMLEEKGVVVPAEQTPP; from the exons ATGTTTGCAAGACGCGCAATCCCTTCG GCATTCCGAGCTGCAACTCGCGCGAGCGCTGCTCGCCCCATCCCGAGCGCCCGCTTCCTCACGCCATTCCAAGCTCGACTTCTATCCGATGAAGTTCGCTCTGCAATCGACAAGGCTGTTGCATCGGCGCCGGTAGTCTTGTTCATGAAGGGCACACCAGAAACACCACAATGCGGTTTCTCAAGAGCTAGCATCCAAATCTTGGGCATGCAAGGAGTAGATCCGGAGAAGTTTACGGCTTTCAATGTGCTGGAGGATCAGGAACTGAGGCAGG GCATCAAAGAATACTCGGAATGGCCGACGATACCCCAGCTATACGTGGACAAGGAGTTCGTCGGTGGTTGTGATATCCTCATGTCGATGCACCAAGATGGCTCGCTTGCGAAGATGTTAGAGGAGAAGGGTGTAGTCGTTCCTGCTGAACAAACACCCCCATAA
- a CDS encoding KatG, Catalase (peroxidase I), with translation MASASRNFSRALRTAAPSFRTTSTRSSARFVAPAQNAFRTQRRGYASKEDGPDKHEGNPTGLAWGAGALLVGAGVYSLYTYKPELFGQTNTKRIFTPRFEDYQKVYDHIAKLLQDHDEYDDGSYGPVLLRLAWHASGTYDKMTNTGGSNGATMRFAPEGDHGANAGLKAARDFLEPVKEAFPWITYSDLWILAGVCAIQEMQGPKIPYRAGRTDRDVSFCTPDGRLPDASKDRSHIRAIFGRMGFDDRAMVALSGAHALGRCHTDRSGYDGPWTFSPTTLTNDYFKLLLEEKWQYKKWNGPKQFEDVKTKSLMMLPTDMELVKDKNFKKYTDLYAKDNDAFFKDFSEAVCTLFELGVPFQQPEDQRYVFKSSFD, from the exons ATGGCATCGGCCTCTCGAAACTTTTCTCGCGCCCTGCGTACCGCTGCACCCTCGTTCCGCACCACGTCGACTCGCTCGTCTGCCCGCTTCGTCGCTCCCGCACAAAACGCTTTCCGTACCCAGCGACGCGGATATGCTTCCAAGGAGGATGGCCCTGACAAGCATGAGGGTAACCCCACTGGTCTAGCGTGGGGTGCTGGTGCTCTCCTTGTTGGTGCTGGTGTATACAGCTTGTACACGTACAAGCCTGAGTTGTTCGGTCAGACCAATACCAAGAGAATCTTCACCCCACGCTTCGAGGACTACCAGAAGGTCTATGATCACATTGCAAAGCTGCTGCAGGATCACGACGAGTATGATGACGGTAGCTACGGACCCGTGTTGCTTCGTCTGGCATGGCACGCTTCTGGAAC CTACGACAAGATGACCAACACTGGCGGTTCCAACGGCGCCACCATGCGCTTCGCCCCCGAAGGAGATCACGGCGCCAACGCTGGTCTAAAGGCTGCCCGCGATTTCCTCGAGCCCGTCAAGGAGGCCTTCCCCTGGATCACATACTCTGATCTCTGGATCCTCGCCGGTGTCTGCGCCATCCAAGAGATGCAAGGCCCCAAGATCCCCTACCGCGCCGGCCGCACCGACCGCGACGTATCCTTCTGCACACCCGACGGCCGTCTTCCAGACGCGAGCAAGGACCGCAGCCACATCCGCGCCATCTTCGGCCGCATGGGCTTTGATGACCGCGCCATGGTCGCTCTATCTGGTGCCCACGCTCTGGGCCGCTGCCACACCGACCGTTCTGGCTACGACGGCCCCTGGACTTTCTCGCCTACTACCCTCACCAACGACTACTTCAAGTTGCTGCTCGAGGAAAAGTGGCAGTACAAGAAGTGGAATGGTCCCAAGCAGTTCGAGGACGTCAAGACTAAGAGCCTCATGATGCTGCCCACGGATATGGAGCTTGTCAAGGACAAGAACTTTAAGAAGTACACGGATCTGTATGCCAAGGACAATGATGCTTTCTTCAAGGACTTTTCAGAGGCTGTGTGCACCCTGTTTGAACTCGGTGTGCCATTCCAGCAGCCAGAGGACCAGCGTTACGTCTTCAAGAGCTCTTTTGATTAA
- a CDS encoding UhpC, Sugar phosphate permease translates to MFGKKEKGNASPDLDKQEHAPAYTTSDYHDAPELATCPPNTTETKLVARIDFHVLPFLCIMYLLAFLDRVNIANANVFGLSEELDLLKDNRYNTALVIFFVPYILCEIPSNILLKKMKPRIWLSICMFGFGLVTMLQGFVQSYSGLLTTRFFLGVFESGMFPGAFYLIGMWYRRHEAQKRYSFFFSSTTLAGAFGGLLASAIGKMDYMRGYRGWRWIFILEGLLTILFSFAFFFLLPNFPEEAKWLSEPERAFVQARLQIDQGRSAAERPIKLRDVGNVFKDPKIIVGGFMYFGLIVPAYGYAYFSPTIIRTYGYSPIQTQLHSVPPWAAAFGFSMLVAYFSDRLKHRFLFAIFPICVCIAGFAILLAVHDNHNLQYAALFLVAMGAYTAMPVIVCWFNMNLGGHHRRAIGSAWQVGFGNIGGIIAVYSFLKKDAPKYTPGYSISIAFVCLSALSCALYFFMCSWANRKRNKSVRDVGLTEYEKTEMGDLNPEYRYLL, encoded by the exons ATGTTTGGAAAGAAGGAGA AAGGCAATGCATCTCCGGATCTGGACAAGCAAGAACATGCACCCGCCTACACTACCAGCGACTACCATGACGCCCCCGAACTGGCTACATGTCCGCCCAACACTACCGAAACCAAGCTCGTGGCCAGGATCGACTTCCATGTGCTCCCATTCTTATGCATCATGTATCTCCTGGCCTTTTTGGACCGCGTCAACATTGCAAATGCAAACGTCTTTGGTCTGAGCGAGGAACTCGACCTACTCAAAGACAACCGGTACAACACAGCCTTggtcatcttcttcgtcccATATATTCTCTGCGAAATACCCTCGAATATCCTGCTCAAGAAGATGAAACCGCGTATCTGGCTTAGTATCTGCATGTTTGGTTTTGGTCTCGTTACCATGCTGCAGGGTTTTGTCCAGAGCTACTCCGGCCTTTTGACCACGCGTTTCTTCCTGGGAGTATTCGAATCAGGCATGTTTCCCGGTGCCTTCTATCTGATTGGAATGTGGTACCGTCGACACGAGGCGCAAAAGCGGTactccttcttcttctcaaGCACGACCTTGGCCGGGGCCTTTGGTGGACTACTCGCCAGTGCGATAGGAAAAATGGACTACATGCGAGGTTACCGCGGTTGGAGATGGATCTTCATTTTGGAGGGGTTACTTACCATCCTATTCTCCTTTGCATTCTTCTTCCTGCTCCCGAATTTCCCCGAGGAAGCAAAATGGTTGTCTGAGCCCGAACGCGCCTTCGTCCAGGCACGCCTCCAAATCGACCAGGGTCGATCTGCAGCCGAGCGCCCAATCAAACTCCGAGACGTAGGAAACGTATTCAAAGACCCAAAGATAATCGTTGGCGGATTCATGTACTTTGGCCTTATCGTGCCAGCCTACGGATACGCCTACTTTAGTCCCACCATCATCCGAACCTACGGCTACTCGCCTATTCAAACTCAGCTGCACAGCGTGCCTCCCTGGGCTGCTGCCTTTGGATTCAGTATGCTTGTCGCCTACTTTTCTGATAGGCTCAAGCACCGCTTCCTCTTCGCCATCTTCCCCATTTGCGTCTGCATCGCTGGCTTCGCCATTTTACTCGCCGTGCACGACAATCACAACCTCCAATACGCAGCCTTGTTCCTTGTTGCTATGGGCGCATACACGGCTATGCCGGTCATCGTATGTTGGTTCAACATGAATCTAGGCGGTCACCACAGGCGAGCCATAGGCAGTGCATGGCAAGTCGGATTCG GCAACATTGGCGGAATCATTGCCGTATACTCGTTCTTGAAAAAAGATGCACCAAAATACACGCCCGGCTATTCCATCAGTATTGCATTTGTCTGCCTGAGCGCACTGAGTTGCGCGCTGTACTTTTTCATGTGCAGTTGGGCGAACAGGAAGAGGAATAAGAGTGTCAGGGATGTGGGACTGACAGAGTACGAGAAGACGGAGATGGGCGATTTGAATCCAGAGTATAGGTATTTGTTATAG